A region of Haloplanus sp. XH21 DNA encodes the following proteins:
- a CDS encoding glycosyl transferase family 2, with amino-acid sequence MEYVQERVTTLHDLTGPLPSAPTDRAAVVVPMTEREYGGLAPDRVLSQLERLAPARVVVPLRASADRVGPFADWLDEFDLSLSVLWCNGSRLESLLDDHGLDGEFGKGRDVWLGIGQALDEEYVVVHDADTQSYSRADVQRLLFPLANGYDFSKGYYARVENDRLYGRLFRLFFAPLVRALSDSRDAPVLRYLAAFRYALAGEFAVTTDLAKRLRPQRSWGLEIGTLGDAFAYAGFDGSAQVDLGTHEHDHRAVSGPTGLSDMSSHVARALFRVVTDHGVDPDYETLPDRYREAAQSLVRSYELDAAFNDLDYDRADELDQVATYAAAIEPPGPDRRLPTWVDAPLSPADIAEAATADLEAVR; translated from the coding sequence ATGGAGTACGTCCAGGAACGCGTGACCACGCTCCACGATCTGACGGGTCCGCTGCCGTCGGCGCCGACGGACCGCGCGGCTGTCGTCGTGCCGATGACCGAGCGCGAATACGGCGGGCTTGCGCCGGACCGCGTTCTCTCGCAACTCGAACGGCTCGCCCCCGCGCGGGTCGTCGTCCCGCTCCGCGCGTCGGCCGATCGCGTCGGTCCCTTCGCCGACTGGCTCGACGAATTCGATCTGTCGCTGTCGGTGCTCTGGTGTAACGGCTCGCGCCTGGAGTCCCTGCTCGACGACCACGGTCTCGACGGCGAGTTCGGGAAAGGCCGGGACGTCTGGCTCGGCATCGGGCAGGCGCTCGACGAGGAGTACGTCGTCGTCCACGACGCCGACACCCAGTCGTACTCGCGGGCGGACGTGCAACGCCTACTCTTCCCGCTCGCCAACGGCTACGACTTCTCGAAGGGGTATTACGCTCGCGTCGAGAACGATCGCCTCTACGGCCGACTCTTCCGCCTGTTTTTCGCGCCGCTGGTCCGCGCGCTGAGTGACTCACGGGACGCCCCGGTGTTGCGGTATCTGGCGGCGTTCCGGTACGCGCTCGCGGGCGAGTTCGCGGTCACGACCGACCTCGCGAAGCGCCTGCGCCCCCAGCGATCCTGGGGGCTCGAAATCGGCACCCTCGGCGACGCCTTCGCGTACGCCGGGTTCGACGGGAGCGCCCAGGTCGACCTGGGGACACACGAGCACGACCACCGCGCGGTCAGCGGGCCGACCGGCCTCTCCGATATGAGCAGCCACGTCGCCCGCGCGCTCTTTCGCGTCGTCACCGATCACGGGGTCGATCCCGACTACGAGACGCTCCCCGACCGCTACCGTGAAGCGGCGCAGTCGCTCGTCCGGAGTTACGAACTCGACGCGGCGTTCAACGACCTCGACTACGACCGCGCCGACGAACTCGACCAGGTGGCGACCTACGCGGCGGCTATCGAGCC
- a CDS encoding HVO_0758 family zinc finger protein, giving the protein MKSTRKGLRDGELVKDTYERLTCAECEKVLKKRDDPDEVFSVRTCPECGREWKDLR; this is encoded by the coding sequence ATGAAATCGACGCGGAAGGGGCTGCGTGACGGTGAACTCGTGAAAGACACCTACGAGCGGCTCACGTGCGCTGAATGTGAGAAGGTGCTGAAAAAGCGGGACGATCCGGACGAGGTGTTCTCGGTGCGGACCTGCCCCGAGTGTGGCCGCGAGTGGAAGGACCTCCGCTAG
- a CDS encoding aldo/keto reductase has translation MATERATWAYRDRFGDGFGRTYFRRFDPGVVSSVGLGTRLGDSTDAEDDRYERALRAGFRGGCNLVDTASNFRCGRSERVVGRALDRADVDRESIVVATRGGYLPFDGDRPADPAGYIRERYVESGPVDPDDIAAGRHCIAPAAIDALVDRSLEALGVDTIDCYYVHDPETQLQVRSRADVYDQLEASFERLERRVAAGNIVQYGVATWDAFRVPPDHDAYLSLPEVIERARRAAASVGRDETGFGAVQLPFNVDMADAFTVSPHEFRGERRSALDIAQALGIDVVASASLAGGDLASGLPPVTDAELAGDTPAQRAINFARSAPGVTCALVGTSDSDHVAENVAAGTFDPLGARAFDAVFE, from the coding sequence ATGGCGACCGAACGCGCGACGTGGGCCTATCGGGACCGCTTCGGCGACGGCTTCGGCCGCACCTATTTCCGCCGGTTCGATCCCGGTGTCGTCTCCAGCGTCGGCCTCGGTACACGCCTCGGTGACTCGACCGATGCCGAAGACGACCGCTACGAGCGAGCGTTGCGCGCCGGGTTCAGGGGCGGCTGCAACCTCGTCGACACCGCGAGCAACTTTCGTTGCGGGCGCAGCGAGCGCGTCGTCGGGCGTGCGCTGGACCGGGCCGATGTCGACCGGGAGTCCATCGTCGTCGCCACTAGGGGCGGCTATCTCCCGTTCGACGGCGACCGGCCGGCCGATCCCGCGGGTTACATCCGCGAGCGATACGTCGAGTCCGGCCCCGTCGATCCCGACGACATCGCAGCGGGGCGTCACTGCATCGCCCCCGCTGCCATCGACGCGCTGGTCGACCGTTCGCTGGAGGCACTCGGCGTCGACACCATCGACTGCTACTACGTCCACGACCCCGAGACACAGCTCCAAGTGCGGTCGCGCGCCGACGTCTACGATCAGCTCGAAGCCTCCTTCGAGCGCTTAGAGCGGCGGGTCGCCGCCGGCAACATCGTACAGTACGGCGTGGCGACGTGGGACGCGTTTCGCGTCCCGCCGGATCACGACGCCTACCTGTCGCTCCCCGAAGTCATCGAGCGAGCGCGGCGGGCCGCGGCGTCGGTCGGTCGCGACGAGACCGGATTCGGCGCGGTTCAGCTCCCGTTCAACGTCGACATGGCGGACGCGTTCACCGTCTCACCCCACGAGTTCCGAGGCGAGCGCCGTTCCGCGCTCGATATCGCCCAGGCCCTCGGTATCGACGTGGTCGCGAGCGCCAGCCTCGCGGGTGGCGATCTGGCGTCGGGGCTGCCGCCCGTGACCGACGCGGAACTCGCCGGCGACACCCCCGCCCAGCGGGCGATCAACTTCGCGAGAAGTGCGCCCGGCGTCACCTGTGCGCTCGTGGGGACGAGCGACTCCGACCACGTCGCCGAGAACGTCGCTGCGGGGACGTTCGATCCGCTCGGAGCGCGGGCGTTCGACGCCGTCTTCGAGTGA
- a CDS encoding DHH family phosphoesterase produces MSVAAEESIRRAVTIAQSYPELLVALLVTLFVLIGGGYLFHKLTRPSGVRFASLLAEHDEVSVLTHPNPDPDAMASAMGVASLAEQVDTQATIQFPGQIRHQENRVFRNVLEADLEPVDRVADLDSWPVILVDHHQPRGFTGSETVAPIAVVDHHPGEGSGEAFTDVRTEYGACSSIVAEYFEDLDATPVPPENHASEVDAEYTVPSRVATGLFFGILTDTNRLTGGTDAADFEASGYLSDGVDENLLDRIANPQVSAEVLDVKARAIRERDVDGPFAISDVGEVSNVDAIPQAADELILLEGVTAAIVYGTWNGMLYLSGRSRDDRVHMGRSMETALDDIPGASGGGHARMGGGQIPLDEEGFVWPARRDVLADRLRRALEGNH; encoded by the coding sequence ATGTCGGTCGCCGCCGAGGAGTCCATCCGGCGGGCGGTGACGATTGCCCAGTCGTATCCGGAGCTGTTGGTAGCCCTGCTCGTCACGCTGTTCGTGTTGATCGGCGGCGGGTACCTCTTTCATAAGTTAACCCGCCCGTCGGGCGTCCGGTTCGCGTCGCTGTTGGCCGAACACGACGAAGTCTCGGTGCTGACCCACCCGAATCCGGATCCGGATGCGATGGCGTCCGCGATGGGGGTTGCCTCGCTGGCCGAACAGGTCGACACGCAGGCCACGATCCAGTTTCCGGGACAGATCCGCCACCAGGAGAACCGCGTGTTTCGGAACGTGCTCGAAGCCGACCTCGAGCCGGTCGACCGGGTCGCGGATCTCGACTCGTGGCCGGTGATACTCGTCGATCACCACCAGCCACGCGGATTCACGGGCTCCGAAACCGTCGCACCGATCGCGGTCGTCGATCACCATCCCGGAGAGGGGAGCGGCGAGGCGTTCACCGACGTCCGCACCGAGTACGGCGCCTGTTCGAGCATCGTCGCGGAGTATTTCGAGGACCTCGACGCCACGCCGGTCCCCCCCGAGAACCACGCGAGCGAGGTCGACGCCGAGTATACGGTCCCGTCGCGCGTGGCGACGGGGCTCTTTTTCGGAATTCTCACCGACACGAACCGGCTGACTGGCGGTACCGACGCCGCCGACTTCGAGGCGAGCGGTTACCTCTCGGACGGTGTCGACGAGAACCTGCTGGACCGCATCGCGAATCCGCAGGTGAGCGCCGAAGTGCTCGATGTCAAGGCACGGGCGATCCGCGAACGCGATGTCGACGGCCCCTTCGCCATCAGCGACGTGGGCGAGGTGTCGAACGTGGACGCCATTCCGCAGGCTGCGGACGAACTCATCCTGCTGGAGGGAGTGACCGCCGCCATCGTCTACGGCACCTGGAACGGCATGCTCTATCTCTCGGGTCGGTCACGCGACGACCGGGTTCACATGGGTCGATCGATGGAAACTGCACTGGACGACATCCCCGGTGCGAGCGGTGGCGGGCACGCCCGCATGGGCGGCGGTCAGATCCCGCTTGACGAGGAAGGGTTCGTCTGGCCCGCGCGTCGCGACGTGCTCGCCGACCGACTCCGGCGCGCGCTCGAAGGCAACCACTGA
- a CDS encoding SDR family oxidoreductase, with product MQVAILGCGYVGIALGVQLTDAGHDVVGVRRSDAGLDAIEAAGFDAVRADLTDSASLSAVPDADWMVYAASAGGRGADAARTAYVDGLRTVVETLGARPSPPDRLVYTSSTGIYGDHGGDWVDESTVPEPATDRQRTLLEAEEIALEETAARGIDGTVVRFGGLYGPDRYRMDRYLDGPVTEGYLNSIHRDDAAGVVAHLLTTDRARGEVVLAVDDDPVSKWAFADWLAEQCGVSPPAKQTVAERAATEGEVSRRVRASKRCANDRLHELGYDLRYPSVRGGFRPAIEAFRAD from the coding sequence GTGCAGGTCGCTATCCTCGGATGTGGCTACGTCGGGATCGCGCTCGGCGTGCAGTTGACCGACGCGGGTCACGATGTCGTCGGCGTTCGACGGTCGGACGCCGGCCTCGACGCCATCGAGGCCGCCGGATTCGACGCCGTTCGCGCCGATCTGACCGATTCGGCGTCGCTATCGGCCGTCCCCGACGCGGATTGGATGGTGTACGCGGCCAGCGCGGGAGGCCGCGGCGCCGACGCGGCGCGGACGGCGTACGTCGACGGACTGCGAACGGTCGTCGAGACGCTGGGAGCGCGCCCGTCGCCGCCTGATCGCCTCGTCTACACGTCGAGTACGGGTATCTACGGCGACCACGGCGGCGACTGGGTCGACGAATCGACGGTTCCCGAACCGGCGACCGATCGCCAACGCACGCTGCTCGAAGCGGAGGAAATCGCACTCGAGGAGACGGCAGCGCGGGGGATCGACGGCACGGTCGTCCGCTTCGGCGGTCTCTACGGGCCGGATCGCTACCGGATGGACCGCTACCTCGACGGGCCGGTGACGGAGGGGTATCTCAACTCCATCCACCGCGACGACGCCGCGGGCGTCGTCGCCCATCTGCTCACGACCGACCGCGCGCGCGGCGAGGTGGTGCTCGCCGTCGACGACGACCCCGTCTCGAAATGGGCGTTCGCCGACTGGCTCGCCGAACAGTGTGGCGTCTCGCCGCCGGCAAAACAGACGGTCGCGGAGCGGGCCGCGACCGAGGGCGAGGTCAGCCGTCGGGTCCGTGCGAGCAAGCGCTGTGCCAACGACCGGCTCCACGAACTCGGCTACGACCTCCGATACCCCAGCGTTCGAGGTGGCTTTCGCCCCGCGATCGAGGCGTTTCGGGCCGACTGA
- a CDS encoding DUF5791 family protein produces the protein MLHDAVDEPASLSPRQIRDAYEAELRAVIDARGIETVATDAGIDAERVAALAEGDSPTLTLSEAAAVLAVERDSRDPDAIVQDVRDYLLMGMATGVLDVDTIASNVDLDLSGQEIQQAIEGRTRMTLAELAAIHRYVAGRNTS, from the coding sequence ATGCTCCACGACGCCGTCGACGAACCTGCATCTCTCTCACCACGACAGATCCGGGACGCCTACGAAGCCGAACTCCGTGCGGTCATCGACGCCCGCGGGATCGAAACGGTCGCAACGGACGCCGGGATCGACGCCGAGCGAGTCGCCGCGCTGGCGGAGGGGGATTCGCCGACGCTGACGCTCTCGGAGGCCGCAGCCGTTCTCGCCGTCGAACGCGATAGTCGCGATCCCGACGCCATCGTCCAGGACGTTCGTGACTACCTGTTGATGGGGATGGCGACGGGCGTCCTCGACGTCGACACCATCGCCTCGAACGTCGACCTCGACCTCTCGGGCCAGGAGATCCAGCAGGCAATCGAGGGTCGAACCCGGATGACACTCGCCGAACTCGCCGCGATCCACCGGTACGTCGCGGGCCGAAACACCAGCTGA
- a CDS encoding DUF7286 family protein: MTRLADDRRARVPFALLGVLLLVGASTFAAAVVTRGPDRIDRDVDVATERVAAGTTTAVRSAVGQAARDAAAEPVTTPADTPYGRLLSDEQPFRDALRLRIYLTLREQLSTTRYRRGDVAAVASLPGGSSPADLRRGMDRIDIRGVENGTAIRVTVNNVTVTARDGGTAVARERHTPTVTVSTPVLTLHDRTAQFETRLNRRPLDGPGLGRHLTGRLYPIAWARGYAQYRGLPLTNVVTNRHVETSTNGAVLAVQRSTFGRSDPTGRRSTRRALLELGVRDVTASTGLNDEWADRVLTRPNPSANVSTEIPSHRPSSPSPSRRIDIDAESASRNAATGLRTDTMASNRSLAGVFRDAYRVDAELRTRRRQTYDEPRPEPNAPGEEWTLAETRVSTDADVQSSTASTPTVDGEERRFDAFARHVTLDRRIRWTWRRGNDTMTTAGAWTERYRVGVTLVGEYAPNGTAPERPTRPRFERGGPLDGPNLADVPAKAETRLIGQQGGRDAVAVAVAADRLDVRERVVHGDRPAALRSWVNADLTALHDRLSKVSVGVHAGRIATYTVNPSERLADELRDRRTALIDPPEQYAGAADRARVAARAALVDATIRRLDRRAATHEESRQAFADVLGRAGIESPRALRRTLEQRHVSTPPSNESVSGAPPGGPVTLVPEGSPAYLTVASVGHDRASGVPPARPYHPLSARNVNLFAAPYGDAADAVAEPGFDRPSRARLRTAARTLLAASAVANGTDRGSRAALQESVAASMGSIRDRSRRVVRSQTRLSPAETRAAVAAGFDQWNGSARRAMAASNGSLAAAIATAAAARASTPSPHRAARLETSLETATDRTLRTPAGTVAERRVTDAATRVRDRALETATRRADTGRLNETVSALPAGLPVAPVPGYWYATVNVWTVSVRGAYARFALRTRQGAPSPSTAIRYVRDGSTVRLDVDGDGDAERLGRDDRVSFRTRTAIAVAVPPNRGGVGDVDGNADERAGTWPHPDCTSWVAADCPAAE; encoded by the coding sequence GTGACCCGTCTCGCCGATGATCGGCGAGCCCGGGTGCCGTTCGCGCTTCTCGGCGTGCTCCTCCTCGTCGGTGCCTCGACGTTTGCGGCGGCGGTCGTCACCCGCGGGCCGGACCGCATCGACCGTGATGTGGACGTAGCGACGGAGCGGGTCGCCGCCGGAACCACGACCGCGGTACGATCGGCGGTCGGACAGGCTGCCCGCGACGCGGCGGCCGAACCGGTTACGACACCGGCCGACACGCCGTACGGACGCCTGCTGAGCGACGAGCAGCCCTTTCGAGACGCGCTGCGTCTCCGCATCTATCTGACCCTCCGGGAGCAACTGTCGACAACGCGCTACCGTCGTGGAGATGTCGCCGCCGTCGCGTCGCTCCCCGGCGGATCGAGTCCCGCCGACCTCCGGCGGGGGATGGATCGGATCGACATCCGGGGCGTCGAGAACGGGACGGCGATTCGCGTGACGGTCAACAACGTCACGGTCACGGCGCGAGACGGCGGAACGGCCGTCGCTCGCGAACGACACACGCCGACCGTGACCGTCTCGACGCCCGTTCTCACGCTTCACGACCGCACAGCGCAGTTCGAAACCCGGCTGAATCGCCGTCCGCTCGACGGGCCGGGGCTGGGTCGACACCTGACGGGGCGGCTCTATCCGATCGCGTGGGCGCGTGGCTACGCACAGTACCGGGGACTGCCGCTCACCAACGTCGTCACCAATCGGCACGTCGAGACATCGACCAACGGCGCCGTCCTCGCCGTGCAGCGATCGACGTTCGGCCGAAGCGATCCGACGGGCCGTCGAAGCACGCGTCGCGCGCTGCTCGAACTCGGCGTTCGCGACGTTACGGCGTCGACCGGCCTGAACGACGAGTGGGCCGATCGCGTACTCACACGCCCGAATCCGTCGGCGAACGTCTCGACGGAGATCCCGTCACACCGACCGTCGTCGCCGTCGCCGTCGCGACGCATCGACATCGACGCCGAATCGGCTTCTCGGAACGCGGCGACCGGTCTGCGGACCGACACGATGGCATCGAACCGGTCGCTCGCCGGCGTCTTTCGTGACGCCTACCGCGTCGACGCCGAACTCCGGACGCGGCGACGGCAGACCTATGACGAACCTCGTCCCGAACCGAACGCCCCTGGCGAGGAGTGGACGCTCGCCGAGACGCGCGTCTCGACCGACGCCGACGTTCAATCCAGCACGGCGTCGACGCCGACCGTGGACGGCGAGGAACGTCGATTCGACGCCTTCGCTCGGCACGTCACCCTCGACCGGCGGATCCGCTGGACCTGGAGGCGGGGGAACGACACGATGACCACCGCCGGAGCGTGGACGGAACGGTACCGTGTCGGCGTCACGTTGGTCGGCGAGTACGCACCGAACGGAACGGCTCCGGAGCGCCCGACCCGGCCGCGCTTCGAGCGTGGCGGTCCGCTCGACGGGCCGAACCTCGCCGACGTACCTGCGAAAGCCGAGACGCGACTGATCGGCCAGCAGGGCGGACGCGACGCGGTAGCCGTCGCCGTCGCTGCGGACCGCCTCGACGTGCGCGAGCGCGTCGTTCACGGCGACCGCCCAGCGGCGCTCCGGTCGTGGGTGAACGCCGATCTGACCGCGCTTCACGACCGACTCTCGAAGGTCTCCGTCGGCGTCCATGCCGGCCGAATCGCCACGTACACCGTGAACCCATCCGAACGCCTCGCGGACGAACTTCGGGACCGGCGAACCGCACTGATCGATCCGCCGGAGCAGTACGCCGGTGCGGCGGATCGGGCCCGCGTCGCGGCGCGGGCGGCGCTCGTCGACGCGACGATCCGTCGTCTCGACCGGCGAGCCGCGACTCACGAGGAGTCGCGACAGGCGTTCGCCGACGTTCTCGGGCGCGCGGGGATCGAGTCACCGCGGGCGCTCCGGCGGACCCTCGAGCAGCGTCACGTCTCGACGCCACCGTCCAACGAATCCGTTTCCGGGGCGCCGCCAGGCGGTCCGGTCACCCTGGTCCCGGAGGGATCGCCGGCGTATCTCACTGTCGCCTCGGTGGGGCACGACCGTGCGTCCGGCGTTCCGCCCGCCCGGCCGTACCACCCGCTCTCGGCGCGGAACGTCAACCTCTTCGCTGCACCGTACGGGGACGCAGCGGATGCGGTGGCCGAACCCGGGTTCGATCGTCCCTCGCGAGCCCGACTCCGGACGGCCGCTCGCACGCTACTCGCGGCCAGCGCCGTTGCGAACGGCACCGATCGCGGTTCGCGCGCGGCCCTCCAGGAGTCGGTGGCGGCGTCGATGGGGTCGATCCGTGATCGCTCGCGACGCGTCGTCCGATCACAGACGCGGCTCTCGCCGGCCGAGACGCGGGCGGCCGTCGCTGCGGGGTTCGATCAGTGGAACGGGTCTGCCCGACGGGCGATGGCCGCCAGCAACGGCTCGCTCGCAGCGGCGATCGCCACGGCCGCCGCCGCCCGCGCGTCGACACCGTCTCCCCACCGCGCCGCGCGGTTAGAGACGAGTCTCGAAACCGCTACCGATCGCACGCTTCGGACGCCGGCGGGCACCGTCGCCGAGCGCCGTGTCACCGACGCCGCCACTCGCGTCCGAGATCGCGCTCTCGAGACGGCGACACGCCGCGCCGACACCGGTCGGCTGAACGAGACGGTGAGTGCCCTTCCGGCGGGGCTACCGGTGGCACCCGTTCCGGGCTACTGGTACGCGACGGTGAACGTCTGGACGGTGTCCGTTCGGGGAGCGTACGCCCGATTCGCGCTCCGGACACGGCAAGGCGCACCGTCGCCCAGTACGGCGATCCGGTACGTCCGTGACGGATCGACCGTGCGCCTCGATGTCGACGGAGATGGGGACGCGGAGCGACTCGGGCGTGACGACCGCGTCTCGTTTCGAACGCGGACGGCGATCGCCGTCGCCGTGCCACCGAACCGTGGCGGCGTCGGTGATGTCGATGGCAACGCCGACGAACGTGCGGGGACCTGGCCCCACCCCGACTGCACCTCCTGGGTGGCGGCGGACTGCCCGGCCGCGGAGTGA
- a CDS encoding DUF7284 family protein, whose translation MTSTVLDGVLCLLLISAAVVTVTAATPNDPVGEGRAPNVAEALSTTTASVNYTLVAPDGSPADSAPATTLDRTAHGTLTELLARAAVARIAVDDRRLSHTRDGLGRAVVRTVGAAIRANHTQVTAVWRPHPGSSITGRIAVGAPPPPGVPVHAATVTGPSGFPAARTAADSRATPAVANAAATGVVEGLFPPTRTRIAAGRESPTATLVRQRYRRTSRLFGVSRRSNLSGGEVEAANDRLASAMADRIARDASRSNASMRRTAVRIDQVRITVRTWP comes from the coding sequence GTGACGAGCACCGTCCTCGATGGCGTCCTCTGCCTGCTGTTGATCAGTGCTGCCGTCGTCACCGTCACGGCGGCGACGCCGAACGATCCCGTCGGCGAGGGGCGTGCCCCGAACGTGGCGGAGGCGCTCTCGACGACGACGGCGTCCGTGAACTACACGCTCGTCGCGCCGGACGGCTCACCCGCCGACTCGGCGCCCGCGACGACGCTCGACCGAACGGCCCACGGAACGCTGACCGAACTGCTCGCCCGCGCCGCGGTGGCCCGCATTGCGGTCGACGACCGACGACTCTCCCACACCCGAGACGGTCTCGGGCGGGCCGTCGTTCGCACGGTCGGCGCGGCGATACGCGCCAACCACACGCAGGTCACGGCAGTCTGGCGACCACATCCCGGGTCATCGATTACCGGACGGATCGCCGTCGGCGCTCCACCGCCACCGGGCGTCCCCGTCCACGCGGCGACGGTGACGGGACCGAGCGGGTTTCCAGCGGCACGAACCGCCGCCGACAGCCGAGCAACCCCCGCCGTCGCCAACGCCGCAGCCACAGGTGTCGTCGAGGGGTTGTTTCCGCCGACGCGAACCCGGATCGCTGCCGGGCGTGAGTCCCCCACCGCGACGCTGGTTCGCCAGCGGTACCGGCGCACCAGCCGACTGTTCGGCGTCTCCCGACGATCGAACCTGTCCGGCGGTGAGGTCGAGGCAGCCAACGATCGGCTCGCCTCGGCGATGGCGGATCGGATCGCCCGCGACGCGAGTCGGTCGAACGCGTCGATGCGACGGACAGCCGTTCGCATCGATCAGGTGCGTATCACTGTGAGGACGTGGCCGTGA
- a CDS encoding DUF7285 family protein: MSRSSGRAQVEPLAALVVLVAVCAAVSTYAMAVDSAIPEPTRDVAAPTLERAVRTLATGGVVRPSRTARAARAAPSGYHLNVTVAAAGKRWHVGPAPPGRSGVDTAARSIGVRLNPGQIRPGRVRVEVWP; the protein is encoded by the coding sequence ATGTCACGCTCGTCGGGTAGAGCACAAGTCGAACCGCTGGCCGCACTCGTGGTGTTAGTAGCGGTGTGTGCGGCCGTCTCGACGTACGCGATGGCTGTCGATAGCGCCATCCCGGAGCCGACTCGCGACGTCGCGGCCCCGACGCTTGAGCGCGCCGTCCGAACGCTCGCGACCGGTGGCGTCGTTCGGCCATCCCGGACGGCACGAGCGGCGCGTGCGGCGCCGTCGGGCTATCACCTCAACGTCACCGTCGCGGCGGCCGGCAAGCGGTGGCACGTTGGGCCGGCCCCGCCCGGGCGCAGCGGCGTCGATACGGCGGCCCGTTCTATCGGCGTTCGGCTGAACCCGGGGCAGATCCGTCCGGGTCGCGTCCGCGTGGAGGTGTGGCCGTGA
- a CDS encoding DUF7283 family protein: MFGVPVDAWYVWLGLSLASIALIGVGAALPTAPPPSAATAAETVDRTAVTAHTAAAELPLSAREIRLTPAAIGLRNDAGTTHATFAFGPVTPVVGTAALLAVLHGATPGSRFDSGATLCDAAASARERTPRWRRADDPLVVRHLVWEGCDVTLVG, translated from the coding sequence ATGTTCGGCGTTCCAGTGGACGCGTGGTACGTCTGGCTCGGCCTCTCACTGGCGAGCATTGCTCTGATTGGTGTCGGCGCCGCGCTGCCGACGGCACCGCCGCCGTCCGCCGCGACCGCCGCCGAAACCGTCGATCGGACGGCGGTGACGGCTCACACTGCGGCGGCCGAACTGCCGCTCAGTGCCCGAGAGATTCGACTCACGCCGGCGGCAATCGGTCTCCGCAACGACGCCGGCACGACGCACGCGACGTTCGCGTTCGGTCCCGTGACGCCGGTGGTCGGAACGGCGGCGCTGCTCGCCGTGCTTCACGGAGCAACACCCGGCTCTCGGTTCGATTCGGGCGCGACGCTCTGCGATGCCGCGGCGAGTGCTCGCGAACGGACACCGCGCTGGCGGCGGGCCGACGACCCGCTCGTCGTCCGCCATCTCGTCTGGGAGGGGTGTGATGTCACGCTCGTCGGGTAG